In one Pseudomonas sp. SCA2728.1_7 genomic region, the following are encoded:
- a CDS encoding catalase family protein produces MSARIWLWLGRLLGKTLLIVAAIGLLGWAIATAWFAWQHRGPVSALEQIPPGEAAMTQDVIQTAVRIVDQHREGTRYLRDAHAKAHGCVKAQVQVLPELAQSLRQGVFSEPGKTWQAMIRLSNGNAYPQFDSIRDARGMAIKLLDVSGKQLLGNRQAQPEQDFVMFSHPNFFVSDVAEYRQNVAAQADGRKVMAFFPGWDPRTWQIRHLFIALATLSPPPDSPTATTYFSVSPYKFGEANAKFRVAPDPDNCPAYTLPKQNHDLPNFLRSALNQQLSTDRVPACFVLQIQRQDAHQYMPIEDTSIEWREQDSPFETVARVTLPPQDFDTPALNLQCDNLSFNPWFGIEAHRPIGGINRLRKAVYEAVSDYRHLRNDK; encoded by the coding sequence TTGTCGGCCAGAATCTGGTTATGGCTGGGACGTTTGCTTGGCAAAACGCTGCTGATTGTGGCCGCCATCGGCCTGCTCGGCTGGGCCATCGCCACGGCGTGGTTTGCCTGGCAACACCGTGGCCCGGTTTCAGCGCTGGAACAGATTCCACCCGGCGAAGCCGCGATGACTCAAGACGTGATTCAGACCGCCGTGCGCATCGTTGATCAGCACCGCGAAGGCACACGCTATCTGCGCGACGCACACGCCAAGGCTCATGGTTGCGTGAAGGCGCAGGTGCAGGTGTTGCCGGAACTGGCGCAGTCGCTGCGACAGGGCGTGTTCAGTGAGCCCGGCAAAACCTGGCAAGCGATGATTCGCCTGTCCAACGGCAATGCCTACCCACAGTTCGACAGCATCCGCGACGCCAGAGGCATGGCAATCAAACTGCTGGATGTTTCGGGAAAACAGCTGCTCGGCAACCGCCAGGCACAGCCTGAACAGGATTTCGTGATGTTCAGCCACCCGAACTTTTTCGTCAGCGATGTCGCCGAGTACCGCCAGAACGTGGCAGCGCAGGCTGACGGCAGAAAGGTCATGGCGTTTTTCCCCGGATGGGACCCGCGCACCTGGCAGATCCGCCATTTGTTTATCGCGCTGGCAACCTTGTCGCCGCCGCCGGATAGCCCGACGGCGACGACTTACTTTTCGGTTTCGCCCTACAAATTCGGTGAGGCGAATGCAAAATTCCGGGTCGCGCCGGATCCGGACAATTGCCCCGCGTACACATTGCCCAAACAGAATCACGACCTGCCAAACTTTCTGCGCAGCGCGTTGAATCAGCAGCTGTCGACGGATCGTGTACCCGCCTGCTTCGTGCTGCAGATTCAGCGTCAGGATGCCCATCAATACATGCCGATCGAGGACACCAGCATTGAATGGCGCGAGCAGGATTCGCCCTTCGAAACCGTGGCGCGGGTCACCCTGCCACCGCAGGATTTCGATACCCCGGCGTTGAATCTGCAATGCGATAACCTGTCTTTCAACCCTTGGTTTGGCATTGAGGCGCACCGACCGATCGGCGGGATCAACCGCTTACGTAAAGCGGTTTACGAGGCAGTCAGTGATTATCGTCACCTGCGTAATGACAAATGA